DNA from Paraburkholderia sp. PGU19:
TCGTGTAATACGTGCCATAGTTGGCCTTGATGAATGAGGGGTCTTCTCGCAGCGTATTCAGGTTGGTTCTGAGCACAAGCTTTTCATTGTCCGACAGAGCGGGTTTTTGGATCAGCTCGTCGATCTTGTTCTGGGCCCGAACCATGCGTGTGCGCTCCCCCTGTGGCGGTGCGAGGGTCCGCGCAGCGGCGTTGGCGCACAGATACTCAGCGATCCGGCGGAACAGGTCGCTGCCGGGATCGAGGAACGCCGTGTCATACGACCCTCGATCAGCGACCGCCGCTATCAATTCCACTTCTGACAGGGGCTTCGCACGACGGTGCTTGGTGCCGTTCTTGATCTTTCGCGATCCGCTGTCATCCTTGCGTTCCGAGGTCGCAACGACCGTGGGTTGTTGCTGGTCCCAGCCGTTCGTCCATTTCAGGTGTTGCCAATAGTCAGGTACGCTCATGGTGGGGGAAATAGTAAAGTGTTGAATCAGCCGATCAAGGTTCTGTCCTCTTCCTCGGCTCTCAGCGTGAAGTCTCGTTCCGGTTCTCAAATGAGTTTTTACTCATCGTGCACTCACGCGATTGCGCTTTCGATACGGGACGCCGAGCTGAGCCGATTATTATTTTTCTTTCGGTTGGTACTTTGTCGCTCCATTGCGCGAGGAGAGAACGAGATTCTCTACATTTCTTTTTGTTTTTCGGCGCACCTGGAATTGCGCAGGATGCCGCGTCAGACGTCAACCTTTCCCTGCTCCCATCGCTTGTAAGACGTTCTCATTCGTCTGTTCTTCATACTAGCGATAAGCGTATGTCCTGCCGCCGCGATTGACAAGGTCAACAACGATCGACAGTCGACGTGCATGCTGCGCAGGGCTCCATGAGAAACCTCCGGCCTGTGCGCCCATTCGCGCATCGGCCACCGTGCCCTCGATGACCCGCACCTGCATGCCGTTGCGCTGGTGTCGCCGGTCGGTGTCGCTAGCATACACGGTACTCAGGTACGAACCGTCTACCAGCGGCACCTCGCACCGCAGTCGCACATTCGACTTCACCCGCCACGGCAGCTTCGCTCCCGTGACCACCGCGTCGCGTCACATGTCATACCCATAGAACAGGCGATCCGCCAGCACCAACATCTCGCTCGAGAACGCCGGAAACAGCTGCCGGGTGAGCGCCTGTTCGCTGTTCTCGCGCACTCCGCCCATCTGGATCTCACCCAGCGCGTGCGTCGCACATTCGGCCAGCGCCACAAAGCGGATCTGCGGATACGCGCCTTTGCAGATTCCGAAGGAACGATCGAATGGCCGATACAGTTTTTAAAGCTGCCGCCGGCGCGCCGTACCGGCGAACGTCGGTTGTGGGTCGAGAGTACGCATCCGCTGGTAGTGAACGCGACACTCAGGGATGCCGAGATCCGAATGGCAGCAAAGGGACCTGATGCTGCCTCACGAATGGCGACACCTGAATGTCGGCATTGGCCGAAATCCTCACATAGGACATCCTGCAGGTTTCGGACATGAACCAGCCGATTGAAGGGCGGTTCTGTGGAATGGGCGAGCAAAGACAACTTGCCACGCCAGAACCTCATGCGGTCAGAATTGCGCACGCCCTGTTTGACCCATCAATTCTTGATGAGACGAATTTCGCAGCCTCGGCGGCCAAAACGTGGGCAAACGAACAGACTCATGATCGGTGTTCGTGGTTGCATAAAACGTTCTGCAGCCGGCATCCGGGGGAAGCGAGCAATGAACGAAAAACCCTGTACGCGCCACACCATTCATGAGCATCAGAACCATCTTGGCTGGGACAACTCGCTAAGTCCGGTACTGACCGTCGCGCCACACGAAACCGTCGAGTTCTTTCCGGTGGATGCATCCGGCGGACAACTTACTGCGAACTCGAGCGTCGCCGACATTCCACGGTTGGACTTTGCAAGGGTGAACCCGGTCGTCGGCCCGGTGTATATCGATGGCGCGGAGCCGGGCGACGCCGTCAAGGTGACACTGTTATCGTTCGCTCCTTCGGGCTGGGGTTGGACGGCGAACATTCCCGGTTTTGGCCTGCTGGCAGATCAGTTCCCCGAGCCCGCGCTACATATCTGGAAATACGAGCCGGACCTTAGTGTCCCGGCGATGTTCGGACCAGGGGGCCGGGTTCCGTTGAAGCCATTCTGCGGCACCATTGGCCTCGCCCCAGGCGAAGCGGGTGTGCATAGTGTGATTCCACCCCGCCGTGTCGGTGGCAACATGGATATCCGCGACATTTGTGCCGGCACGGAACTCTACCTTCCCGTCGAAGTGAAGGGCGCGCTGTTCTCTGTCGGCGATACGCATGCCGCGCAGGGGGACGGCGAGGTGTGCGGAACGGCAATCGAAAGTCCTGTGTCTCTGGCGGCAGAGTTCGAGTTGATCAAAGGGGCGAACCTCCCGTTTCCCCGATTTACCACGCCGGGCCCCGTAAGTCGTCACCTGGACGCAATCGGCTACGAGGTCACCACGGGCATTGGTCCGGATTTAATGGACGGAGCTCGGGCCGCAGTGTCAGGGATGATCGACCTGCTGATGAAACAACACCATATCAGCGCAATCGATGCTTACCTGCTCTGTAGTGTTTGTGCCGACTTGCGCATCAACGAGATCGTCGACCAGCCTAACCGGATCGTTTCGCTCTACTTCCCGCGCATCGTATTCGAGTGAGATCATTAACGCGGTCGCGCGGTTCACCAGCGTTATTCGATCGTGCATCGGCAATGGAGACACGGGTACACTCCCGCCGAAGACATTCGACTGCATTCGAGAAGGAACATTCAAGGGACCGCGCTTTCGATATATGCGATGGTCGCTGGTGGTCGACTGTACGCATCCTCCCCACACTGAAAATTGACGGTGTAATTATCTGCCCCAGGCCGGCAACAGTTCTGGGGCGGCATAGCTCAAAGGGTGAAACCGTCCAGTTGTAGCCGCTTGTCTATTCAACGAGGCCGTCATCCGGATGGCCAGTTCGTTCGGGAACTTACCCCATAACGACGAGCAAAGTTCGGCCTTTGCTGACATTCAAGTGTTACCGTTCGTAAGGCAGCTTGAGCTAGCGTTTCTGCCATTCGGATATCCGCAACTGCGAACGTCACAATTGAAAGTGGATGCGTACTCTCGACCCCGAAAGAGTCGTTAGGCTAGCTACCGCGAACGTCCGCTATAAGTTCTTGTAAGTTCCAGCGCCGCAGCCGGGTAAGATTGCATGCTCTCACATGCAATCAATCACATGATGATCGACCAGGGTACCTTGATTACTACGCTCATTAGCCACGAGTTCTTGCGTGGCGCCCTCGAACTCGAGCAAACCGGACGGGGGTGATGCCGCACCGGCTGCCAGCTCGAGCGCGCGCTCAATGCACGGACCCGCAGTTGGCGATGGCCGAGTCGCAGCCCTCAGGAGTACGACTGGTGTTCCGCACCCATGCGACGGACATTGAGATCGATGCCCTGCCGACACGGTACGCATATGCGGGTGTCCCGCCGCGGCCGGCCGGTGTCTATGACCTGCTGGTCGACGGCCGCCTCGTTCAGCAAAGCAGTGCGGCTGGAGGCGACACCGTGACGATCGACATGGCCAGCGGCACCGTTTCGAAGCAGTCAGGGTCGCCGGCCACCCTACGGTTCACCGGCCTGCCCGGCCATGACAAGAAAGTCGAGATCTGGCTGCCGCATAACGAAATCACGGAGCTTGTCGCGCTGCGCGCCAACGCCCACGTCGAGCCCATGGCCGACGAGGGTCGACACGTCTGGCTGCATCACGGCAGCTCCATCAGTCATGGCTCCAACGGAGATAGCCCGACTTCGATCTGGCCCGCGCTTGCCGCTTCCCTCGGAGACGTGGAGCTGATCAATCTTGGATTCGGCGGCAGCGCGCTACTCGACCCCTTCACCGCCCGAACGATGCGCGACACGCCTGCCGACGTGATCAGCCTTAAGATCGGCATCAACCTCGTCAATACGGATCTGATGCGGCTGCGCGCTTTTACGCCAGCGGTTCACGGTTTTCTCGACACTATCCGGGAAGGTCACCCAGGCGCGCCGTTGCTGGTCATCTCGCCGCTCTATTGCCCGATTCACGAGGATACGCCGGGTCCTGGAGCGTTCGATATGAATGCGCTGGCGGCAGGGAAGGTTTCGTTTCGGGCGACGGGTGATCCGGCCGAACGCAAGGCCGGAAAGCTGACGCTTACCGTCATCCGGGATGAGTTGCGACGCATTGTGCAGCAGCGGGCGGCGAACGACCCACATCTACGCTACCTCGACGGACTTGAACTCTACGGTCAACAGGATTTCGCCGATCTGCCTCTGCCCGATCAACTGCACCCGGATGGGCCTGCACACCGTCGCATTGGCGAACGGTTCGCCAAGCTGGCGTTTGGCGGTGGAGGCCTTCTCTCTGTTGAGTGATCAACACGGTGAGGTTCGGAAAGGCGCTGCGATCGGACAATCAAGCGATACGGTTGATTGTCCCTTTCTGGCCCGGGTGCTGCCTCATGTAATTGGCAGGTGCAGCCATGAACCTCGCCAGGTTGCGGTCGGCAACACCCGTTAATGGTCGCCCCTTTCTCCCTCATTCTCATGGTCATGGTGCCAGTCGCCTCGCTGACCGTCGCGATGGTCGTGGTCCCAGTCACCCCGAGGGCCACCGCGATAGTCGCGCGCATCATGCCATTCCCGTTCACCTCGATGACGCTCCTCCCATTCTCGGCGTTCCCAGTAACGATGCCCGTCATAGTATCTTTCGCCGTACCAGCCGGGACTCACAACTACAGCGGCAGGTGGCTCGACGTACACCGGCGGAGGCGGAGCGTAGACTGGCTCGGGCGCATACACGATACCGGGGCTGCCGATGTTGACACCAACATCAACATGAGCGAAGGCGACAGATGATGTGCCTATGCCGAGACAGGCCATCAGCGTCGTTGCGAACCGGCGACGGTGTGTGATGCTCATGATTTGCTTTCTCTGATATGTGTGGTTGGAGCGTATTACGCAAGCTTGTCTACTGCGGTTAATAACGGTCGTGGTAATAGCCGTGATAGCCACCTGCAGGCACAACAATGCAACCGCTCAACGCGCTTCCAAGACATACAGCCATCAGCATCAATGCAACGATTCTTTTCATAACGTGCCTCACTTGTCAGTTGTGAACGCACTATATTGAATGGGCACATTACCGGTGTTTTTGTGTGTAACGAGACGTGTCGCATGAAACATCTTCGATCGGCAGCACGATGCCTTCCGTGCAACCAGTTGTGAACCGCCCCAGGATTTGCGGCGGCTGGTCGGTTTTAGTCAGACCGTGGCGACCTGCTCGGTAAGCTGCCGATAACACGTTGCCTCGGCTTCGGCTTCGGCCGGCGGCACGTCTGCGATGGCGCCTGGAAGTCGGTGATAGATGGGCCTGCACTGACACAAGATGCTGGTCGTGCACCGCCACATGTACCACGCGTTTTGAGCCGCAGCGGAACTGAGCCCGGCTCTGAGGGGTGCCTACGATGATTTCGCTGCCGACTCCAGGTTCATTTCGGGTAGCGTGACGATGTCGATGCCCTCGGCCGTGAGGGCGTCCCGGACGGCTCTGACCAGGCCCATGGCGGTCCCTTCGTCACCGTGCGTGCAGAACGAGTGGATCGGGGTGGGGATACGCTTGCCGCTTCGGGTAATGATCGCCTGCTCCCTGATGAACGAGAGCACCTGTTTGACGGCTACGTTCGCGTCGTGAATCACCGCGTCAGGCTCTGTTCTCGACGTCATCAACCCACTGTCGTCATATCGCCGGTCTACGTACGCCTCATGTGCAACGCGCAACCCGAGTTCCTGTCCCGCAATCACCATCTCGGAGCATGCATTCGCGACGAAGATCAAGTCGGAATCGGCGGCTTTTATTCCCCTTGCAATGGCCATCGCGTAGTCGCGCCGCATGTGCGCCATGTTATTCAAGGCGCCGTGCGGCTTCACGTGCGTCACACTCGCACCGGCAGCGCGGGCGATGGCCTGCAGTGCACCTATCTGGTACGTGATCATGTACTGCAGGTCTTCGGGGTTCATTTGAATCTGGCGGCGGCCAAAGCCCCACAAATCGTTGAAGCCCGGATGGGCGCCAATCGAAACGCCATTTTCCTTGGCAAGCGAAACGGCCTCTGTCATGACGGTCGGGTCGCCGGCATGGAAGCCACACGCGATATTCGCGGACCGGATGACCTGCATGATCCCGCTATCGTCCCCGATCCGGTAGCGCCCAAAACTCTCGCCGAGATCGGCATTCAGGTTGATCGCTGGCATCTCGCTGCTCCCTGGATTTGCGCTCCGAACAATGGAGCTTCTGTGAGCGGTGTAGGACCTTGGAACTCCAGGCTTTACCGAAAGTCACGTGCAAGCGCCGCGGACTTTGAAACCATGCTGGCATGCGCCCGGGTTGTGGAGCGGACGGTCGTGTCCATTTCAGGCACAAGCCCTGCGGCTTCCAATCGCTTGCCATGGAGATCCTTGGCTTCGACGTGTCATGAAGAACAAGTAGCACCGCTCGACGCGTCTCGGCACGAGAGGCCAGCAAAATTGGCGCGCCCAGGATCATGTCGGAATGGCCTG
Protein-coding regions in this window:
- a CDS encoding acetamidase/formamidase family protein — its product is MNEKPCTRHTIHEHQNHLGWDNSLSPVLTVAPHETVEFFPVDASGGQLTANSSVADIPRLDFARVNPVVGPVYIDGAEPGDAVKVTLLSFAPSGWGWTANIPGFGLLADQFPEPALHIWKYEPDLSVPAMFGPGGRVPLKPFCGTIGLAPGEAGVHSVIPPRRVGGNMDIRDICAGTELYLPVEVKGALFSVGDTHAAQGDGEVCGTAIESPVSLAAEFELIKGANLPFPRFTTPGPVSRHLDAIGYEVTTGIGPDLMDGARAAVSGMIDLLMKQHHISAIDAYLLCSVCADLRINEIVDQPNRIVSLYFPRIVFE
- a CDS encoding GDSL-type esterase/lipase family protein, with the protein product MFRTHATDIEIDALPTRYAYAGVPPRPAGVYDLLVDGRLVQQSSAAGGDTVTIDMASGTVSKQSGSPATLRFTGLPGHDKKVEIWLPHNEITELVALRANAHVEPMADEGRHVWLHHGSSISHGSNGDSPTSIWPALAASLGDVELINLGFGGSALLDPFTARTMRDTPADVISLKIGINLVNTDLMRLRAFTPAVHGFLDTIREGHPGAPLLVISPLYCPIHEDTPGPGAFDMNALAAGKVSFRATGDPAERKAGKLTLTVIRDELRRIVQQRAANDPHLRYLDGLELYGQQDFADLPLPDQLHPDGPAHRRIGERFAKLAFGGGGLLSVE
- a CDS encoding 5-oxoprolinase subunit PxpA — translated: MPAINLNADLGESFGRYRIGDDSGIMQVIRSANIACGFHAGDPTVMTEAVSLAKENGVSIGAHPGFNDLWGFGRRQIQMNPEDLQYMITYQIGALQAIARAAGASVTHVKPHGALNNMAHMRRDYAMAIARGIKAADSDLIFVANACSEMVIAGQELGLRVAHEAYVDRRYDDSGLMTSRTEPDAVIHDANVAVKQVLSFIREQAIITRSGKRIPTPIHSFCTHGDEGTAMGLVRAVRDALTAEGIDIVTLPEMNLESAAKSS